One genomic segment of Hordeum vulgare subsp. vulgare chromosome 2H, MorexV3_pseudomolecules_assembly, whole genome shotgun sequence includes these proteins:
- the LOC123428871 gene encoding SKP1-like protein 1, giving the protein MAAAEGEKKITLKSSDGEEFDVDKTVAMESQTLRHMIEDECADNAIPLPNVNSKILSRVIEYCKQHVQARPKPADSAAADASSSAPAAAPAPTVDMKNWDAEFIKVDQATLYDLILAANYLDIKGLLDLTCQTVADMIKGKTPEEIRKTFNIENDFTPEEEAEIRKENQWMLP; this is encoded by the coding sequence ATGGCGGCCGCGGAGGGCGAGAAGAAGATCACGCTCAAGAGCTCGGACGGCGAGGAGTTCGACGTGGACAAGACGGTCGCCATGGAGTCGCAGACCCTCCGCCACATGATCGAGGACGAGTGCGCCGACAACGCCATCCCGCTCCCCAACGTCAACTCGAAGATCCTCTCCAGGGTCATCGAATACTGCAAACAGCACGTGCAGGCCAGACCAAAGCCGGCcgactccgccgccgccgacgcctcctcctctgcccCAGCCGCGGCGCCAGCCCCCACCGTGGACATGAAGAACTGGGACGCCGAGTTCATCAAGGTCGACCAGGCCACCCTCTACGACCTTATCCTGGCTGCAAATTATCTTGACATCAAGGGACTACTGGACCTCACTTGCCAGACTGTCGCCGACATGATCAAGGGCAAGACTCCCGAGGAGATCCGCAAGACCTTCAACATCGAGAATGACTtcacgccggaggaggaggccgagattCGCAAGGAGAACCAGTGGATGCTCCCTTAA